A section of the Ranitomeya imitator isolate aRanImi1 chromosome 7, aRanImi1.pri, whole genome shotgun sequence genome encodes:
- the LOC138645770 gene encoding octapeptide-repeat protein T2-like has protein sequence MRGTGRVEAEERRWTRGAEREEAEEKRWMRGTGRVEAEERRWTRGAGREEAEERRWTRGAGREEAEERRWTRGARREEEVDKGSRARGGRGEEVDEGSWARGDRGEEVYEGSQARGGRGEELDEGSGREEAEERRWTRGAEREEAEEKRLTRGPGERSQ, from the coding sequence ATGAGGGGAACCGGGCGAgtagaggcagaggagaggaggtggACGAGGGGAGCCGAGCGAGAGGAGGCAGAGGAGAAGAGGTGGATGAGGGGAACCGGGCGAgtagaggcagaggagaggaggtggACGAGGGGAGCCGGGCGagaggaggcagaggagaggaggtggACGAGGGGAGCCGGGCGagaggaggcagaggagaggaggtggACAAGGGGAGCCAGGCGAGAGGAGGAGGTGGACAAGGGGAGCCGGGCGagaggaggcagaggagaggaggtggACGAGGGGAGCTGGGCCAGAGGAGACAGAGGAGAAGAGGTGTATGAGGGGAGCCAGGCAagaggaggcagaggagaggagttGGACGAGGGGAGCGGGCGagaggaggcagaggagaggaggtggACGAGGGGAGCCGAGCGAGAGGAGGCAGAGGAGAAGAGGTTGACGAGGGGGCCGGGTGAGAGGAGTCAGTGA
- the LOC138645771 gene encoding axoneme-associated protein mst101(2)-like, which produces MISPDSRSPMIQAVRDHMKRHKDPLSPGSDWPPGNNTPAQRAEKTDRDDVTACPNQRGGARTDEGGVKRLSSCREERECREETAEKKESAEEKETAEKKETAEEKETAEEKETAEKKVQRRKRVQRRKRVQRRDCREERVQRRKRVQRRKRLQRRKCREERECRGERDCREERDCRGERDCREESAEKKESAEEKETAEKRLQMRQRVQRRKRLQRRKRLQRRQRVQRRKRLQRRQRVQRRKRLQRRDCREERDCREERVQRRKRVQRRKRLQRRKCREERECRGERDCREETADETESAEEKETAEKKETAEETESAEEKETAEKKESAEEKETAEKKVTAEKKESAEEKETAEKKVQRRKSAEEKETAEKRLQMRQRVQRRKRLQRRKRLQRRQRVQRRKRLQRRKRLQRRQRVQRRKRLQRRKRLQRRQRVQRRKRVQRRKRVQRRKRVQRRKRLQRRKSADETESAEEKETAEKKETAEETESAEEKETAEKKETAEETESAEEKESAEKKESAEKKETAEEKECREERECRGERDCREERECREERECRGERECRGERECRGERDCRGDRECREERECREERECRGERECRGERDCRGDRECRGERECRGERECRGERECRGERECRGERDCREERDCRGDRECRGERDCREERECRGERDCREESDCREERECRGERDCREESAEKKESAEEKETAEKRLQMRQRVQRRKRLQRRKRLQRRQRVQRRKRLQRRKRLQRRQRVQRRKRLQRRKRLQRRQRVQRRKRVQRRKRVQRRKRVQRRKRLQRRKSADETESAEEKETAEKKETAEETESAEEKETAEKKETAEETESAEEKESAEKKESAEKKETAEEKESAEKKESAEEKETAEKKESAEKKESAEEKESAEEKESAEEKETAEETESAEKKESAEKKESAEGKESAEEKETAEETESAEEKESAEEKETAEKKECREETAEEKETAEKKESAEKKESAEEKETAEKKETTEKKESAEKKESAEEKESAEEKESAEGKESAEEKETAEETESAEEKESAEEKETAEKKESAEKRLQRRKRLQRRKRLQRRKRVQRRKRVQRRKRVQRRDCRGERDCREERDYREESAEKKESAEEKESAEGKESAEKKETAEEKESAEEKETAEKRVQRRDCRGERLQRRKRLQRRKRVQIRKRLQRRKRLQRRKRLQRRDYREERDCRGERECREERDCRGERECREERDCREETAK; this is translated from the exons ATGATCAGCCCGGATTCCCGATCTCCCATGATCCAGGCTGtcagggatcacatgaagagacataAGGATCCGCTgagcccaggctcggactggccgccAGG CAACAACACTCCGGCCCAGAGAGCGGAGAAAACCGACCGGGATGACGTCACCGCATGTCCCAACCAGAGGGGAGGGGCGAGGACGGATGAGGGCGGAGTGAAACGTCTCAGCA GCTGCAGAGAAGAAAGAGAGTGCAGAGAAGAGACTGCAGAGAAGAAAGAGAGTGCAGAGGAGAAAGAGACTGCAGAGAAGAAAGAGACTGCAGAGGAGAAAGAGACTGCAGAGGAGAAAGAGACTGCAGAGAAGAAAGTGCAGAGAAGAAAGAGAGTGCAGAGGAGAAAGAGAGTGCAGAGAAGAGACTGCAGAGAAGAAAGAGTGCAGAGAAGAAAGAGAGTGCAGAGGAGAAAGAGACTGCAGAGAAGAAAGTGCAGAGAAGAAAGAGAGTGCAGAGGAGAAAGAGACTGCAGAGAAGAAAGAGACTGCAGAGGAGAAAGAGACTGCAGAGAAGAAAGTGCAGAGAAGAAAGAGAGTGCAGAGGAGAAAGAGACTGCAGAGAAGAGACTGCAGATGAGACAGAGAGTGCAGAGGAGAAAGAGACTGCAGAGAAGAAAGAGACTGCAGAGGAGACAGAGAGTGCAGAGGAGAAAGAGACTGCAGAGGAGACAGAGAGTGCAGAGGAGAAAGAGACTGCAGAGAAGAGACTGCAGAGAAGAAAGAGACTGCAGAGAAGAAAGAGTGCAGAGAAGAAAGAGAGTGCAGAGGAGAAAGAGACTGCAGAGAAGAAAGTGCAGAGAAGAAAGAGAGTGCAGAGGAGAAAGAGACTGCAGAGAAGAGACTGCAGATGAGACAGAGAGTGCAGAGGAGAAAGAGACTGCAGAGAAGAAAGAGACTGCAGAGGAGACAGAGAGTGCAGAGGAGAAAGAGACTGCAGAGAAGAAAGAGAGTGCAGAGGAGAAAGAGACTGCAGAGAAGAAAGTGACTGCAGAGAAGAAAGAGAGTGCAGAGGAGAAAGAGACTGCAGAGAAGAAAGTGCAGAGAAGAAAGAGTGCAGAGGAGAAAGAGACTGCAGAGAAGAGACTGCAGATGAGACAGAGAGTGCAGAGGAGAAAGAGACTGCAGAGAAGAAAGAGACTGCAGAGGAGACAGAGAGTGCAGAGGAGAAAGAGACTGCAGAGAAGAAAGAGACTGCAGAGGAGACAGAGAGTGCAGAGGAGAAAGAGACTGCAGAGAAGAAAGAGACTGCAGAGGAGACAGAGAGTGCAGAGGAGAAAGAGAGTGCAGAGAAGAAAGAGAGTGCAGAGAAGAAAGAGAGTGCAGAGGAGAAAGAGACTGCAGAGAAGAAAGAGTGCAGATGAGACAGAGAGTGCAGAGGAGAAAGAGACTGCAGAGAAGAAAGAGACTGCAGAGGAGACAGAGAGTGCAGAGGAGAAAGAGACTGCAGAGAAGAAAGAGACTGCAGAGGAGACAGAGAGTGCAGAGGAGAAAGAGAGTGCAGAGAAGAAAGAGAGTGCAGAGAAGAAAGAGACTGCAGAGGAGAAAGAGTGCAGAGAAGAAAGAGAGTGCAGAGGAGAAAGAGACTGCAGAGAAGAAAGAGAGTGCAGAGAAGAAAGAGAGTGCAGAGGAGAAAGAGAGTGCAGAGGAGAAAGAGAGTGCAGAGGAGAAAGAGACTGCAGAGGAGACAGAGAGTGCAGAGAAGAAAGAGAGTGCAGAGAAGAAAGAGAGTGCAGAGGGGAAAGAGAGTGCAGAGGAGAAAGAGACTGCAGAGGAGACAGAGAGTGCAGAGGAGAAAGAGAGTGCAGAGGAGAAAGAGAGTGCAGAGGAGAAAGAGAGTGCAGAGGAGAAAGAGAGTGCAGAGGAGAAAGAGACTGCAGAGAAGAAAGAGACTGCAGAGGAGACAGAGAGTGCAGAGGAGAAAGAGACTGCAGAGAAGAAAGAGAGTGCAGAGGAGAAAGAGACTGCAGAGAAGAAAGTGACTGCAGAGAAGAAAGAGAGTGCAGAGGAGAAAGAGACTGCAGAGAAGAAAGTGCAGAGAAGAAAGAGAGTGCAGAGGAGAAAGAGACTGCAGAGAAGAGACTGCAGATGAGACAGAGAGTGCAGAGGAGAAAGAGACTGCAGAGAAGAAAGAGACTGCAGAGGAGACAGAGAGTGCAGAGGAGAAAGAGACTGCAGAGAAGAAAGAGACTGCAGAGGAGACAGAGAGTGCAGAGGAGAAAGAGACTGCAGAGAAGAAAGAGACTGCAGAGGAGACAGAGAGTGCAGAGGAGAAAGAGAGTGCAGAGAAGAAAGAGAGTGCAGAGAAGAAAGAGAGTGCAGAGGAGAAAGAGACTGCAGAGAAGAAAGAGTGCAGATGAGACAGAGAGTGCAGAGGAGAAAGAGACTGCAGAGAAGAAAGAGACTGCAGAGGAGACAGAGAGTGCAGAGGAGAAAGAGACTGCAGAGAAGAAAGAGACTGCAGAGGAGACAGAGAGTGCAGAGGAGAAAGAGAGTGCAGAGAAGAAAGAGAGTGCAGAGAAGAAAGAGACTGCAGAGGAGAAAGAGAGTGCAGAGAAGAAAGAGAGTGCAGAGGAGAAAGAGACTGCAGAGAAGAAAGAGAGTGCAGAGAAGAAAGAGAGTGCAGAGGAGAAAGAGAGTGCAGAGGAGAAAGAGAGTGCAGAGGAGAAAGAGACTGCAGAGGAGACAGAGAGTGCAGAGAAGAAAGAGAGTGCAGAGAAGAAAGAGAGTGCAGAGGGGAAAGAGAGTGCAGAGGAGAAAGAGACTGCAGAGGAGACAGAGAGTGCAGAGGAGAAAGAGAGTGCAGAGGAGAAAGAGACTGCAGAGAAGAAAGAGTGCAGAGAAGAGACTGCAGAGGAGAAAGAGACTGCAGAGAAGAAAGAGAGTGCAGAGAAGAAAGAGAGTGCAGAGGAGAAAGAGACTGCAGAAAAGAAAGAGACTACAGAGAAGAAAGAGAGTGCAGAGAAGAAAGAGAGTGCAGAGGAGAAAGAGAGTGCAGAGGAGAAAGAGAGTGCAGAGGGGAAAGAGAGTGCAGAGGAGAAAGAGACTGCAGAGGAGACAGAGAGTGCAGAGGAGAAAGAGAGTGCAGAGGAGAAAGAGACTGCAGAGAAGAAAGAGAGTGCAGAGAAGAGACTGCAGAGGAGAAAGAGACTGCAGAGAAGAAAGAGACTGCAGAGAAGAAAGAGAGTGCAGAGGAGAAAGAGAGTGCAGAGGAGAAAGAGAGTGCAGAGAAGAGACTGCAGAGGAGAAAGAGACTGCAGAGAAGAAAGAGACTACAGAGAAGAGAGTGCAGAGAAGAAAGAGAGTGCAGAGGAGAAAGAGAGTGCAGAGGGGAAAGAGAGTGCAGAGAAGAAAGAGACTGCAGAGGAGAAAGAGAGTGCAGAGGAGAAAGAGACTGCAGAGAAGAGAGTGCAGAGAAGAGACTGCAGAGGAGAAAGACTGCAGAGAAGAAAGAGACTGCAGAGGAGAAAGAGAGTGCAGATAAGAAAGAGACTGCAGAGGAGAAAGAGACTGCAGAGGAGAAAGAGACTGCAGAGAAGAGACTACAGAGAAGAAAGAGACTGCAGAGGAGAAAGAGAGTGCAGAGAAGAAAGAGACTGCAGAGGAGAAAGAGAGTGCAGAGAAGAAAGAGACTGCAGAGAAGAGACAGCAAAGTAG
- the LOC138644360 gene encoding leucine-zipper-like transcriptional regulator 1 homolog isoform X2 — MITESADCAWEPLSRREKVPCDRFKHAAVAYNGFVYVHGGRQDTVLGDFWRYSIALGRWEQLPSSRQAPDKLEGHSMVAHEGRLYVFGGMVDFGANREMTPLWMYGTETRRWSEVKASEGQENRPTNRKGHSAVVYQSAMFVYGGYFDIEGAVEEFWMIDFDSQKWSQLSPHTRGLGPGPRHGHSCVTHNAAMFLFGGLKNMSEQNDFWRFDFRRHIWSVIKTSSGPPKSVGHACVLHRGCLWIVGGGLPSRTPAHNLWKYDFASRSWKKISRVKQRVDCARMYHSVAAVDGAATSGRRASLLCGEYVEAPGPDSPVEKIYSFLTLGSSKVSTISRSNLIEMKTFPERPAPPVLCSCSFSSGADEQRLMSGYENESFTLLEEECPPPARSCGDLAEEVFLVIGGRPLSRHCEISVGRIMAE, encoded by the exons ATGATCACGGAGAGCGCTGACTGTGCCTGGGAGCCACTGTCCCGCAGGGAgaaggtgccatgtgaccgcttcaAGCACGCCGCGGTGGCGTATAACGGCTTCGTGTACGTCCATGGCGGCAGGCAGGATACCGTCCTGGGGGATTTCTGGCGCTACAGTATAG CTCTTGGACGATGGGAGCAGCTTCCGAGCTCTCGACAAGCCCCCGATAAACTGGAAGGACACTCCATGGTGGCCCACGAG GGCCGACTCTATGTATTCGGGGGAATGGTAGACTTTGGGGCAAATCGAGAGATGACCCCGCTCTGGATGTACGGCACAG AAACACGACGATGGTCTGAAGTGAAGGCCAGTGAAGGACAG GAGAATAGACCCACGAATAGGAAGGGGCACAGTGCGGTCGTGTACCAGTCGGCCATGTTTGTTTACGGAGGCTACTTCGATATTGAGGGGGCAGTGGAGGAATTCTGGATGATTGATTTTG ATTCACAGAAGTGGTCACAGCTGAGCCCTCACACACGTGGTCTGGGCCCAGGGCCCCGGCATGGACACTCCTGTGTGACGCATAATGCTGCTATGTTCTTGTTTGGTGGACTAAAGAATATGTCCGAACAAAACGATTTCTGGAGATTTGATTTCCGGAGACATATCTGGTCAGTCATCAAAACCAG ctctgggcCTCCGAAGTCAGTTGGCCATGCTTGTGTGCTCCATCGCGGCTGTCTGTGGATCGTCGGGGGAGGTTTACCATCTCGCACTCCTGCACATAACTTGTGGAAATATGATTTTGCTTCTCGCTCTTGGAAGAAAATCTCCCGGGTGAAACAGAGAGTGGATTGTGCGCGGATGTATCACTCCGTGGCTGCGGTGGACGGTGCGGCCACCTCTGGCCGCAGGGCCTCTTTGTTGTGCGGTGAATACGTGGAGGCGCCCGGCCCTGATTCTCCCGTGGAGAAGATTTATTCTTTTCTTACTTTGGGCTCCAGTAAAGTGTCCACAATCTCCAGGTCCAACCTCATCGAGATGAAGACATTTCCGGAGCGGCCGGCGCCCCCCGTCCTCTGTTCCTGCTCCTTCTCCTCCGGTGCCGATGAGCAGCGTCTGATGAGCGGATACGAGAACGAGTCTTTCACGCTCCTGGAGGAGGAATGTCCGCCGCCTGCACGTTCCTGCGGGGATCTGGCCGAGGAGGTCTTCCTGGTGATCGGGGGGCGGCCGCTCTCCAGACATTGTGAGATCTCCGTCGGCCGGATTATGGCAGAGTAG
- the LOC138644360 gene encoding leucine-zipper-like transcriptional regulator 1 homolog isoform X1 — protein sequence MITESADCAWEPLSRREKVPCDRFKHAAVAYNGFVYVHGGRQDTVLGDFWRYSIALGRWEQLPSSRQAPDKLEGHSMVAHEGRLYVFGGMVDFGANREMTPLWMYGTETRRWSEVKASEGQLFCVLQENRPTNRKGHSAVVYQSAMFVYGGYFDIEGAVEEFWMIDFDSQKWSQLSPHTRGLGPGPRHGHSCVTHNAAMFLFGGLKNMSEQNDFWRFDFRRHIWSVIKTSSGPPKSVGHACVLHRGCLWIVGGGLPSRTPAHNLWKYDFASRSWKKISRVKQRVDCARMYHSVAAVDGAATSGRRASLLCGEYVEAPGPDSPVEKIYSFLTLGSSKVSTISRSNLIEMKTFPERPAPPVLCSCSFSSGADEQRLMSGYENESFTLLEEECPPPARSCGDLAEEVFLVIGGRPLSRHCEISVGRIMAE from the exons ATGATCACGGAGAGCGCTGACTGTGCCTGGGAGCCACTGTCCCGCAGGGAgaaggtgccatgtgaccgcttcaAGCACGCCGCGGTGGCGTATAACGGCTTCGTGTACGTCCATGGCGGCAGGCAGGATACCGTCCTGGGGGATTTCTGGCGCTACAGTATAG CTCTTGGACGATGGGAGCAGCTTCCGAGCTCTCGACAAGCCCCCGATAAACTGGAAGGACACTCCATGGTGGCCCACGAG GGCCGACTCTATGTATTCGGGGGAATGGTAGACTTTGGGGCAAATCGAGAGATGACCCCGCTCTGGATGTACGGCACAG AAACACGACGATGGTCTGAAGTGAAGGCCAGTGAAGGACAG CTTTTCTGTGTATTACAGGAGAATAGACCCACGAATAGGAAGGGGCACAGTGCGGTCGTGTACCAGTCGGCCATGTTTGTTTACGGAGGCTACTTCGATATTGAGGGGGCAGTGGAGGAATTCTGGATGATTGATTTTG ATTCACAGAAGTGGTCACAGCTGAGCCCTCACACACGTGGTCTGGGCCCAGGGCCCCGGCATGGACACTCCTGTGTGACGCATAATGCTGCTATGTTCTTGTTTGGTGGACTAAAGAATATGTCCGAACAAAACGATTTCTGGAGATTTGATTTCCGGAGACATATCTGGTCAGTCATCAAAACCAG ctctgggcCTCCGAAGTCAGTTGGCCATGCTTGTGTGCTCCATCGCGGCTGTCTGTGGATCGTCGGGGGAGGTTTACCATCTCGCACTCCTGCACATAACTTGTGGAAATATGATTTTGCTTCTCGCTCTTGGAAGAAAATCTCCCGGGTGAAACAGAGAGTGGATTGTGCGCGGATGTATCACTCCGTGGCTGCGGTGGACGGTGCGGCCACCTCTGGCCGCAGGGCCTCTTTGTTGTGCGGTGAATACGTGGAGGCGCCCGGCCCTGATTCTCCCGTGGAGAAGATTTATTCTTTTCTTACTTTGGGCTCCAGTAAAGTGTCCACAATCTCCAGGTCCAACCTCATCGAGATGAAGACATTTCCGGAGCGGCCGGCGCCCCCCGTCCTCTGTTCCTGCTCCTTCTCCTCCGGTGCCGATGAGCAGCGTCTGATGAGCGGATACGAGAACGAGTCTTTCACGCTCCTGGAGGAGGAATGTCCGCCGCCTGCACGTTCCTGCGGGGATCTGGCCGAGGAGGTCTTCCTGGTGATCGGGGGGCGGCCGCTCTCCAGACATTGTGAGATCTCCGTCGGCCGGATTATGGCAGAGTAG
- the LOC138644360 gene encoding uncharacterized protein isoform X3, with translation MVDFGANREMTPLWMYGTETRRWSEVKASEGQLFCVLQENRPTNRKGHSAVVYQSAMFVYGGYFDIEGAVEEFWMIDFDSQKWSQLSPHTRGLGPGPRHGHSCVTHNAAMFLFGGLKNMSEQNDFWRFDFRRHIWSVIKTSSGPPKSVGHACVLHRGCLWIVGGGLPSRTPAHNLWKYDFASRSWKKISRVKQRVDCARMYHSVAAVDGAATSGRRASLLCGEYVEAPGPDSPVEKIYSFLTLGSSKVSTISRSNLIEMKTFPERPAPPVLCSCSFSSGADEQRLMSGYENESFTLLEEECPPPARSCGDLAEEVFLVIGGRPLSRHCEISVGRIMAE, from the exons ATGGTAGACTTTGGGGCAAATCGAGAGATGACCCCGCTCTGGATGTACGGCACAG AAACACGACGATGGTCTGAAGTGAAGGCCAGTGAAGGACAG CTTTTCTGTGTATTACAGGAGAATAGACCCACGAATAGGAAGGGGCACAGTGCGGTCGTGTACCAGTCGGCCATGTTTGTTTACGGAGGCTACTTCGATATTGAGGGGGCAGTGGAGGAATTCTGGATGATTGATTTTG ATTCACAGAAGTGGTCACAGCTGAGCCCTCACACACGTGGTCTGGGCCCAGGGCCCCGGCATGGACACTCCTGTGTGACGCATAATGCTGCTATGTTCTTGTTTGGTGGACTAAAGAATATGTCCGAACAAAACGATTTCTGGAGATTTGATTTCCGGAGACATATCTGGTCAGTCATCAAAACCAG ctctgggcCTCCGAAGTCAGTTGGCCATGCTTGTGTGCTCCATCGCGGCTGTCTGTGGATCGTCGGGGGAGGTTTACCATCTCGCACTCCTGCACATAACTTGTGGAAATATGATTTTGCTTCTCGCTCTTGGAAGAAAATCTCCCGGGTGAAACAGAGAGTGGATTGTGCGCGGATGTATCACTCCGTGGCTGCGGTGGACGGTGCGGCCACCTCTGGCCGCAGGGCCTCTTTGTTGTGCGGTGAATACGTGGAGGCGCCCGGCCCTGATTCTCCCGTGGAGAAGATTTATTCTTTTCTTACTTTGGGCTCCAGTAAAGTGTCCACAATCTCCAGGTCCAACCTCATCGAGATGAAGACATTTCCGGAGCGGCCGGCGCCCCCCGTCCTCTGTTCCTGCTCCTTCTCCTCCGGTGCCGATGAGCAGCGTCTGATGAGCGGATACGAGAACGAGTCTTTCACGCTCCTGGAGGAGGAATGTCCGCCGCCTGCACGTTCCTGCGGGGATCTGGCCGAGGAGGTCTTCCTGGTGATCGGGGGGCGGCCGCTCTCCAGACATTGTGAGATCTCCGTCGGCCGGATTATGGCAGAGTAG